The Montipora foliosa isolate CH-2021 chromosome 14, ASM3666993v2, whole genome shotgun sequence genome window below encodes:
- the LOC137985112 gene encoding dynein light chain roadblock-type 2-like codes for MDILFAVFFELYTRSWLGKQRPHFHLNKFGKECLQTRYGTTSECSPRLTRNRSKGQVNLRNFNVTAKFAKESMMEPPPQGEVEDTLKRITSHPGVLGLVVLNPLGIAIKTTMDNATTQLYATNFTNLTNMARSSVRDLDPLNDLKFLRVRSRKYEIMVAPCGDLTLIVIQNPNHREV; via the exons ATGGATATCTTGTTTGCGGTGTTTTTCGAACTCTACACGAG GTCGTGGCTTGGCAAACAGCGacctcattttcatttgaataaATTCGGGAAAGAATGCCTCCAAACAAGATATGGCACGACGTCAGAGTGTTCTCCAAGGTTAACACGGAATCGATCTAAAGGCCAAGTCAACTTGAGGAATTTCAACGTAACTGCAAAG TTTGCCAAGGAAAGCATGATGGAACCTCCGCCGCAAGGAGAGGTTGAAGACACCTTAAAACGAATCACCTCGCACCCAGGCGTTCTCGGTCTGGTTGTACTCAACCCACTAGGCATTGCGATCAAGACGACTATGGACAATGCAACCACACAACTGTACGCCACCAACTTCACGAATTTGACGAACATGGCGCGAAGTTCTGTCCGGGATCTTGACCCTCTGAATGATTTGAAATTTCTCAGAGTACGATCTAGGAAGTATGAGATTATGGTGGCGCCATGTGGAGACCTCACTCTGATTGTTATTCAAAATCCCAATCATAGAGAAGTGTAA
- the LOC137985111 gene encoding uncharacterized protein translates to MARRFKSVEHSFLAVMEQFLQTVELMDSTVLIPMKLIDLPAKELMPPAKGNTTSNAFLQNNMNMRAFYFMVKAMRIKLSLGYAANEESFVPLEREIQDSCHRLNQLALVARYIKTSTLSLGPSHHLPSFQEFQNRVKFDSERCLLGALKKFADEVDSLEKSVLFPCLLKDHHVSEQMPAFNEDVQTLFDVFNLLKQLKAELLSGSQDFELPDSKLQQKLSELSQTFAEYTVMARNLTARYEEEVRCF, encoded by the coding sequence ATGGCGAGGCGTTTCAAGTCGGTAGAGCATTCCTTCCTCGCTGTCATGGAACAGTTTTTGCAAACGGTTGAGCTGATGGACAGCACTGTTTTAATACCCATGAAACTAATCGACTTGCCTGCGAAGGAATTAATGCCGCCAGCGAAAGGAAATACTACTAGCAATGCCTTTCTGCAAAACAACATGAACATGCGAGCATTCTATTTCATGGTAAAGGCGATGCGAATAAAATTATCACTCGGTTATGCCGCCAACGAAGAGAGTTTTGTTCCCCTCGAAAGGGAGATTCAGGATTCTTGTCACCGACTAAACCAGCTCGCATTGGTTGCAAGATACATCAAAACTTCGACTCTTAGTCTTGGTCCTTCGCACCATCTTCCGTCCTTTCAAGAGTTTCAAAACAGAGTCAAGTTTGACTCAGAAAGGTGTCTTCTTGGAGCGCTAAAAAAATTCGCCGATGAAGTCGATTCGTTGGAGAAATCGGTCCTGTTTCCTTGTCTTCTGAAAGATCACCATGTCAGCGAACAAATGCCCGCGTTCAACGAAGACGTCCAAACTCTTTTCGATGTTTTCAACTTGTTGAAGCAATTAAAAGCGGAACTGTTGTCGGGTTCGCAAGATTTTGAGCTGCCAGATTCCAAATTGCAGCAGAAACTGTCAGAGCTGTCTCAGACATTTGCCGAGTATACAGTGATGGCCAGGAATCTAACTGCTCGCTACGAGGAAGAGGTGAGGTGCTTCTGA